TACGTTGGGAACAAGAATATGGTAAAATAGAAGGGAACATCAAACGTAAATATGGGAATCTCTCACTTGAGCTTGTGATTTCCAAAAAAGGGAAAAAGGCACGAGTGAATCATTTAGAGCAAAATCGATTGAGCCATTATATTGGTCAATTAAACGTTGTGATGTTTGCTCCGGAAGATTTAAATCTTGTGAAAGGGAGCCCTTCTGTCAGGAGACGATTTCTTGATATGGAAATTGGTCAAATTTCTCCTGTCTATCTTCATGACCTACTTACATTTCAAAAAGTTTTAAAGCAGCGAAACGCAATTCTACGAGATAATCGAGGGAAATCAAATTTTAATAATGTCATGTTTGATATATATACAGAACAGTATATTCAAGTAGCCATCCAAATTATTCGTAAACGTTTTTATTTCATGGAATTACTGCAAAAATGGGCAGAACCGATCCATAAAGGTATTTCCCGGGGAATGGAATCGTTGAAAGTTTCTTATGGGACTTTAAAAGACTTGAATTCTGGGCAGACTACTGAAGAAATGGAAAATGTTTTTGAAAAACGGTTAACTGAAATGCGTTCTAGAGAAGTAGAAAGAGGGTTAACCTTACTTGGACCGCATCGAGACGATTTACATTTTCACGTTAACGGCTATGATATTCAAACGTTCGGTTCGCAAGGTCAACAAAGAACAACGGCTTTATCTTTAAAATTAGCGGAAATTGAATTAGTGAAACAAGAAGTCGGTGAATCTCCGATATTACTCCTCGATGACGTCTTATCGGAGTTAGACGATTTCCGTCAGTCTCATTTGTTAAATACGATTCAAGGTGAAGTCCAAACATTTGTTACAACAACAAATATTGCTGGTATTGACCACGAAACAATTCGCCAAGCCGAAATATTTGAAGTGACTGCAGGAACTGTGAAAAGAAAAAGTGCCGAATAATGCCGTTCCAACTCTTTTATAAGAGCGGTAGTTTTTTACTGAATAAGATTCATTAGTTGCGGGGTTTGCGTATGCAATTACTTTGCTAGGTGTATAGAAGCTGATACTTGAGGCACAAGTCAATCCTGCTATGCAGTAAAAGCACGCTGCTGAATCGCCTTATGCCTATCGAGGTTAGAAGGCGCCTTGCACTTTTGTATTTGTATACGTTTAGAAAGGAAAGGTGAACAAGCTTGGCAATGGAAGATAATAATATTCAATCCTATGATGAAGCACAGATACAGGTGCTAGAAGGACTTGAAGCTGTCCGTAAACGTCCTGGTATGTATATTGGAACAACAAGTTCTAGAGGGCTTCACCATCTTGTATGGGAAATCGTTGACAATAGTATTGACGAAGCACTTGCGGGATACTGTGACCATATTGAAGTGACGATAGAAAAAGACAATTGGATTCGCGTCGATGATAATGGTCGTGGAATTCCAGTTGGGATCCAAGAATCCACAGGGAGACCAGCTGTTGAGGTGATCATGACTGTCTTACACGCCGGGGGTAAGTTCGGCGGTGGCGGTTATAAAGTTTCAGGCGGATTACATGGGGTTGGTGCTGCTGTTGTAAATGCTTTGTCACTTGAAACAGAAGTATTCGTCAACCGTGGTGGAAAAAGATACTATATAAAATTTGAAAAAGGTGTTCCAACTGTTGAATTAAAAGAGATTGGAACTTCTGAAGAAACAGGAACGAGTGTTAGATTTAAAGCCGATCCAGAAATTTTTACTGAAACGACTGTGTTTGACTATGATACACTTGCAAATCGGTTAAGAGAGCTCGCCTATTTAAATCGTAA
This window of the Sporosarcina pasteurii genome carries:
- the recF gene encoding DNA replication/repair protein RecF (All proteins in this family for which functions are known are DNA-binding proteins that assist the filamentation of RecA onto DNA for the initiation of recombination or recombinational repair.), yielding MYIERLALTNYRNYETLDLSFSPEINVLIGENAQGKTNIMEAIYVLSMAKSHRTSNDRELIRWEQEYGKIEGNIKRKYGNLSLELVISKKGKKARVNHLEQNRLSHYIGQLNVVMFAPEDLNLVKGSPSVRRRFLDMEIGQISPVYLHDLLTFQKVLKQRNAILRDNRGKSNFNNVMFDIYTEQYIQVAIQIIRKRFYFMELLQKWAEPIHKGISRGMESLKVSYGTLKDLNSGQTTEEMENVFEKRLTEMRSREVERGLTLLGPHRDDLHFHVNGYDIQTFGSQGQQRTTALSLKLAEIELVKQEVGESPILLLDDVLSELDDFRQSHLLNTIQGEVQTFVTTTNIAGIDHETIRQAEIFEVTAGTVKRKSAE